One genomic segment of Desulfomicrobium sp. ZS1 includes these proteins:
- the rplO gene encoding 50S ribosomal protein L15 — protein MNLHELYPYPEERAKVKRLGRGTASGQGGTSGKGHKGQNARSGGGVPAWFEGGQMRLYRRLPKRGFKNPFRVTYQTLNLSTVYSAFADKAEVLIEDLYLSGLVDRDQPIKILGDGEAVKALKITAHKFSKQAVEKITAAGGEAISIEG, from the coding sequence ATGAACCTGCATGAATTGTATCCATATCCCGAGGAACGCGCCAAGGTGAAAAGACTGGGCCGCGGTACTGCATCGGGTCAGGGCGGAACTTCAGGCAAAGGTCACAAGGGCCAAAATGCTCGTAGCGGCGGCGGAGTACCTGCATGGTTTGAAGGCGGCCAGATGCGCCTTTATCGCAGACTGCCGAAGCGCGGCTTCAAGAACCCTTTTCGCGTCACCTACCAGACTCTTAATCTCTCGACCGTCTATTCCGCCTTTGCTGACAAGGCTGAAGTATTGATCGAGGATTTGTATCTGTCCGGTTTGGTTGATCGTGATCAGCCGATCAAGATTCTTGGCGACGGTGAAGCCGTCAAGGCGCTTAAGATTACTGCACACAAGTTCAGCAAACAGGCTGTGGAAAAAATCACTGCAGCGGGTGGCGAAGCCATTTCGATCGAAGGATAG
- the rpmD gene encoding 50S ribosomal protein L30, which translates to MIKIKLTKSLITQSPVHRRTVKALGFTKLNQVRTLPDNECVRGMINKVKHLVEVIQ; encoded by the coding sequence ATGATTAAGATCAAACTGACTAAGAGCCTGATTACCCAGAGTCCTGTGCATAGAAGAACTGTAAAGGCTCTTGGTTTTACAAAGCTCAACCAGGTCCGCACTCTTCCCGACAATGAATGTGTTCGAGGGATGATCAATAAAGTCAAGCATCTTGTAGAGGTTATTCAATAA
- the rpsE gene encoding 30S ribosomal protein S5, producing the protein MQQNEFELIEKIVYLNRVAKVVKGGRRFSFSALVVVGDGKGTVGFGLGKANQVPDAIKKATDRARKDMQKVELLDGTIPYEVLGNFGAGHVMLKPASAGTGIIAGGPVRAVMEAAGVHDILTKAIGTNNPHNVLRATFAGLRSLRSAELVGRMRGKTLTIKRK; encoded by the coding sequence ATGCAACAAAACGAATTTGAACTCATTGAGAAAATTGTCTATCTCAATCGCGTCGCCAAAGTTGTCAAGGGTGGCCGTCGATTCAGCTTCAGCGCATTAGTTGTGGTTGGTGATGGAAAGGGAACCGTAGGATTTGGCCTGGGTAAGGCGAATCAGGTTCCTGATGCCATCAAGAAGGCCACTGACAGGGCTCGCAAGGACATGCAGAAGGTTGAACTTCTCGATGGAACTATCCCTTACGAAGTTTTGGGGAATTTCGGTGCCGGTCATGTCATGCTCAAGCCTGCGTCCGCGGGTACCGGAATCATTGCCGGCGGACCCGTCCGTGCTGTCATGGAAGCCGCCGGCGTTCATGACATCCTGACCAAGGCCATCGGCACGAACAATCCTCACAATGTGCTTCGTGCTACATTTGCAGGACTTCGTTCCCTTCGCAGCGCCGAGCTCGTCGGACGGATGAGAGGCAAAACTCTCACCATCAAGAGAAAATAG
- the rplR gene encoding 50S ribosomal protein L18, whose amino-acid sequence MKLSRDEARKKRKMRIRKKINGTPERPRLVVFRSSKHIYAQIIDDLAGATLASASTLSLEGDNIRLTVENAKLVGKKVAEEAIKKSITSVVFDRNGFVYHGRIKAVADGAREGGLNF is encoded by the coding sequence ATGAAATTATCAAGAGATGAAGCCCGTAAAAAACGCAAGATGCGGATTCGTAAAAAGATCAACGGTACGCCTGAAAGGCCAAGACTGGTTGTTTTTCGTTCCAGCAAGCATATTTACGCGCAGATAATCGACGATTTGGCTGGCGCAACATTGGCTTCCGCATCAACGCTGAGCCTTGAAGGTGACAATATTCGCCTGACTGTCGAGAATGCAAAGTTGGTAGGAAAGAAGGTTGCCGAAGAAGCGATCAAAAAGAGCATCACTTCTGTGGTCTTTGATCGCAACGGCTTCGTATACCATGGCCGGATCAAAGCCGTTGCCGATGGAGCCAGAGAAGGCGGCTTAAATTTTTAA
- the rplF gene encoding 50S ribosomal protein L6, with protein sequence MSRVGKMPISIPSGVDLKIAESGIEVKGPKGVLTLATHPAIAVSVDNNTVSVNPVDDSRIARQQHGLRRTLLANAVAGVTKGFEKTLEVIGVGYKVNVQGNTVVLNVGFSHPVNFALPTGIQAKAEGNKVTISGCDKQAVGEVASQIRRVRPPEPYKGKGIKYTDETIRRKAGKSGGKK encoded by the coding sequence ATGTCTCGAGTAGGAAAAATGCCGATCAGCATCCCCAGTGGTGTTGATCTTAAAATCGCAGAAAGCGGGATAGAAGTGAAAGGACCCAAGGGGGTTCTGACACTTGCGACTCATCCTGCCATCGCAGTCAGTGTCGACAACAATACGGTTTCCGTAAACCCTGTTGATGACAGCAGGATCGCACGCCAGCAGCACGGCTTGCGCAGGACTCTGCTTGCCAATGCCGTTGCCGGCGTCACCAAGGGCTTCGAAAAAACTCTCGAAGTCATCGGCGTCGGTTACAAGGTCAACGTTCAGGGCAACACCGTTGTGCTGAACGTCGGCTTTTCTCATCCGGTCAACTTTGCGTTGCCCACCGGAATCCAGGCCAAGGCCGAAGGCAACAAGGTCACCATCTCCGGATGTGACAAGCAGGCTGTGGGTGAAGTTGCGTCTCAGATTCGTCGGGTACGTCCTCCTGAGCCGTACAAGGGCAAGGGAATCAAATACACTGATGAGACTATCCGTCGCAAGGCCGGCAAATCCGGCGGCAAGAAATAG
- the rpsH gene encoding 30S ribosomal protein S8, with translation MSVIDPIADLLTRIRNAYKAMHSTVSITPSRTREALLKILNEEGYINGYALENDALLVNLKYHENKAVVAGLKRISKPGRRIYVGAKSIPSVQNGLGICILSTSKGVLEGKQAAEIGVGGELLCEIW, from the coding sequence ATGTCTGTCATAGATCCTATTGCAGATTTATTGACTCGAATTCGTAATGCATACAAAGCGATGCATTCAACTGTTTCCATTACTCCCAGCCGCACCCGCGAGGCGCTGCTCAAAATATTGAACGAAGAGGGGTATATCAATGGATATGCCCTTGAGAATGATGCCTTACTGGTTAATTTGAAATACCATGAAAATAAGGCTGTCGTTGCCGGCTTGAAGAGAATCAGCAAGCCAGGTCGTCGTATTTATGTGGGTGCGAAGAGCATTCCTTCTGTGCAAAATGGTCTTGGAATTTGCATTTTGTCCACATCCAAGGGTGTGCTCGAGGGAAAACAGGCTGCCGAAATCGGCGTTGGCGGCGAACTTCTTTGTGAGATTTGGTAG
- a CDS encoding type Z 30S ribosomal protein S14, which produces MTRTSLMVKAQRKPKFSTRQYNRCPICGRPRAFLRKFGICRICFRNMALAGELPGVRKSSW; this is translated from the coding sequence TTGACTCGTACATCTTTGATGGTCAAGGCTCAGCGGAAGCCCAAATTTTCCACACGCCAGTACAACAGATGCCCCATTTGCGGTCGGCCCAGAGCCTTCTTGCGTAAGTTCGGCATTTGCAGAATCTGCTTCAGGAATATGGCCCTTGCCGGTGAACTGCCTGGCGTAAGAAAATCTAGCTGGTAA
- the rplE gene encoding 50S ribosomal protein L5, with product MSSLEKIYKDKVAPELSKEFSYTSVMQIPSIKCVSLNMGLGEGSQNNKIIQDSVRDLSLIAGQRAVVTRAKKSIAAFKLREGMPVGCRVSLRGDRMWAFLEKLLTIALPRVRDFRGVPDRGFDGRGNYTLGIKEHTIFPEIEIDRIEKAVGMNISVITTAQTDKEGKMLLKLLGMPFKK from the coding sequence ATGAGTAGTCTCGAAAAGATCTACAAAGATAAAGTCGCTCCTGAACTCTCGAAGGAATTCAGCTACACTTCCGTGATGCAGATTCCGTCGATCAAATGCGTCTCATTGAATATGGGACTGGGTGAAGGTAGCCAGAATAACAAAATCATACAGGATTCTGTACGCGATTTGTCTCTGATTGCTGGTCAGCGGGCCGTTGTAACTCGGGCAAAGAAATCCATCGCCGCATTTAAGCTGCGTGAGGGAATGCCTGTAGGCTGCCGGGTATCGCTTCGAGGAGACAGGATGTGGGCTTTTCTGGAGAAGTTGCTTACGATTGCGCTTCCCAGAGTCCGCGACTTCCGGGGCGTACCGGACAGAGGTTTTGATGGCCGCGGAAATTATACCCTTGGCATAAAGGAACATACTATCTTTCCCGAAATCGAGATCGATAGGATTGAGAAAGCAGTGGGTATGAATATTTCTGTTATAACTACTGCCCAGACTGACAAAGAAGGCAAGATGCTGTTGAAGCTTCTTGGAATGCCCTTCAAGAAGTAA
- the rplX gene encoding 50S ribosomal protein L24: MSTHVWKIHKDDNVMILVGKDKGKIGKVVKILRSKKQVIVEKANMVKKHTKPNPYNNQPGGIVEKEMPVNVSNVQLVCNACSKPTRVGYKFTDDNKKVRYCKKCNETIS, translated from the coding sequence ATGTCTACTCATGTCTGGAAAATTCACAAAGACGACAATGTGATGATTCTTGTCGGAAAAGACAAAGGTAAGATCGGCAAGGTTGTCAAAATTCTTCGCAGCAAAAAGCAGGTTATTGTTGAGAAGGCTAATATGGTGAAAAAACACACCAAGCCTAATCCTTATAACAACCAGCCTGGCGGAATAGTTGAGAAGGAAATGCCCGTGAACGTATCTAACGTTCAGCTGGTGTGCAACGCTTGCTCAAAGCCGACAAGAGTGGGTTATAAGTTTACTGACGATAACAAGAAAGTTCGTTATTGCAAAAAATGCAATGAAACGATCAGTTAA
- the rplN gene encoding 50S ribosomal protein L14, producing the protein MIQMQTTLDVADNSGAKKVACIKVLGGSKRRYARVGDIIMVAVKEAIPHGKVKKGDVLQAVVVRTTKEIGRPDGTFIRFDNNSAVMLNKNLEPMGTRIFGPVARELRAKNFMKIVSLAPEVL; encoded by the coding sequence ATGATTCAAATGCAGACGACTTTGGATGTCGCAGACAATTCCGGAGCCAAGAAGGTTGCCTGCATCAAGGTGCTAGGCGGAAGCAAGAGACGATATGCTCGTGTTGGCGACATCATTATGGTGGCCGTCAAAGAAGCGATCCCTCATGGTAAAGTAAAAAAGGGCGATGTTCTCCAGGCAGTAGTTGTAAGAACAACAAAAGAGATCGGTCGGCCCGATGGAACTTTTATCCGTTTCGATAATAATTCAGCAGTTATGCTGAATAAGAACCTTGAGCCGATGGGCACTCGTATTTTTGGGCCTGTTGCACGTGAATTGCGGGCAAAGAACTTTATGAAGATTGTATCTTTAGCCCCAGAGGTGTTGTAA
- the rpsQ gene encoding 30S ribosomal protein S17 — translation MSNSGKTSNKRTLVGFVVSDKNDKTIVVRVETLVKHPVLKKYIRRRKKFMAHDPNNECHIGDKVQIVESRPLSARKNWHLMKIIERAL, via the coding sequence ATGAGTAACAGCGGAAAGACATCAAACAAGAGAACTCTTGTTGGCTTCGTAGTGAGCGATAAGAACGACAAGACCATTGTCGTGCGTGTCGAAACACTGGTCAAACATCCTGTTCTTAAAAAATATATCCGCCGCAGAAAGAAATTCATGGCTCATGACCCCAACAATGAATGTCACATTGGGGATAAAGTTCAGATCGTCGAGTCCCGCCCTTTGAGCGCGCGGAAAAATTGGCATCTGATGAAAATCATTGAAAGAGCTTTGTAG
- the rpmC gene encoding 50S ribosomal protein L29, giving the protein MNAQQLRELGPEKLQVKLGEFRKELMNLRFQHATAQLENSQRIPLVKKSIARILTILKAKDMETGDE; this is encoded by the coding sequence ATGAATGCTCAACAATTACGGGAATTGGGTCCTGAGAAGCTCCAGGTGAAACTTGGTGAATTTCGTAAGGAATTGATGAATCTTCGTTTTCAGCATGCAACTGCGCAGCTTGAAAATAGTCAGAGAATACCGCTTGTTAAGAAATCCATAGCTCGGATTTTGACGATTTTGAAAGCGAAGGACATGGAGACAGGTGATGAGTAA
- the rplP gene encoding 50S ribosomal protein L16, whose amino-acid sequence MLSPKKVKFRKQQKGRIRGLAGRATTVAFGEIGLKAMECGKLTSQQIEAARIAMMRHIKRGGKVFIRIFPDKTITAKPLEVRQGKGKGSPVGWCAPVQRGRILYEIKGVDFELAKEALQRAAYKLPIKTTIVEKE is encoded by the coding sequence ATGCTGAGTCCTAAAAAGGTCAAATTTCGGAAGCAGCAGAAGGGTCGTATTCGCGGTCTTGCAGGACGCGCGACCACGGTTGCTTTTGGTGAAATCGGTTTGAAGGCTATGGAATGCGGAAAACTCACGAGTCAGCAAATTGAAGCCGCCCGTATCGCGATGATGCGGCACATTAAAAGAGGTGGCAAGGTTTTCATTCGTATTTTTCCCGATAAGACGATCACGGCCAAACCCTTGGAAGTTCGTCAGGGTAAAGGTAAGGGCTCGCCGGTCGGTTGGTGTGCTCCGGTTCAAAGAGGTCGTATCCTTTACGAGATAAAGGGTGTTGACTTTGAACTGGCTAAAGAAGCATTGCAGAGAGCTGCCTACAAGCTGCCTATAAAGACTACCATAGTCGAAAAGGAGTAA
- the rpsC gene encoding 30S ribosomal protein S3 translates to MGHKVHPYGFRLGYNKNWKSRWFSDKKYAEYVFEDSRLRKYVKEKLFHAGISKIEIERAADKVRLILFTARPGIVIGRKGVEIEKLRAELKGKFAREFVIEVNEIRRPETDAQLVAESIAQQLERRVAFRRAIKKTLGMAQKFGALGIKVQCGGRLGGAEIARTEWAREGRVPLHTLRADIDYGVALAKTTYGIIGVKVWVFKGEILSEVDS, encoded by the coding sequence TTGGGTCATAAAGTTCATCCTTACGGATTCCGTCTGGGATACAATAAAAACTGGAAGTCCCGTTGGTTCAGCGACAAGAAATATGCTGAGTATGTTTTCGAAGACAGTAGACTTCGGAAGTATGTAAAGGAAAAGCTGTTCCATGCCGGTATTTCCAAGATTGAAATCGAGAGAGCTGCCGATAAGGTTCGTTTGATTCTTTTCACTGCACGCCCCGGTATTGTTATCGGACGAAAGGGCGTTGAAATTGAAAAGCTGCGGGCCGAACTCAAAGGCAAGTTTGCTCGTGAGTTTGTGATAGAGGTAAACGAAATCCGCCGCCCGGAAACAGATGCACAGCTCGTTGCGGAATCCATTGCGCAGCAGCTCGAGCGTCGGGTAGCTTTTCGTCGAGCCATCAAGAAGACTTTGGGCATGGCTCAGAAGTTTGGCGCACTTGGTATTAAAGTCCAGTGTGGCGGACGTCTTGGTGGAGCGGAAATCGCTCGTACAGAATGGGCGAGAGAGGGTCGCGTGCCCCTGCATACCCTGCGTGCCGACATTGATTACGGTGTTGCGCTTGCAAAGACCACTTACGGCATCATTGGCGTAAAGGTTTGGGTGTTCAAGGGAGAGATCCTGAGCGAGGTAGATAGCTGA
- the rplV gene encoding 50S ribosomal protein L22, producing the protein METRSVAKFIRVSPQKARLVARNVTGKHVEDALNVLKFTPKKAARLIEKVLTTAIANAEHNSKLNVDNLYVKEVRIDGGPSWKRIQSRAMGRAYRIIKRSSHITVVVDEL; encoded by the coding sequence ATGGAAACAAGATCAGTTGCCAAGTTTATACGCGTTTCCCCGCAGAAAGCCAGGTTGGTCGCACGTAACGTGACCGGTAAACACGTGGAAGATGCGTTGAATGTCCTGAAATTCACCCCCAAGAAAGCTGCCCGTCTGATTGAGAAGGTTCTGACGACTGCAATTGCTAACGCTGAACACAACTCCAAGCTCAATGTCGATAACCTCTATGTGAAAGAAGTTCGCATTGATGGCGGCCCGAGCTGGAAGCGGATTCAGTCCAGGGCAATGGGCCGGGCTTACAGAATTATCAAGCGCAGCAGCCACATCACTGTGGTTGTCGATGAACTCTAG
- the rpsS gene encoding 30S ribosomal protein S19, whose product MPRSLKKGPFVDGHLLNKVEKSHADRSRQVIKTWSRRSTILPEMVGLTFAVHNGKKFIPVFVSENMVGHKLGEFAPTRTYFGHAADKKKK is encoded by the coding sequence ATGCCTAGGTCTCTGAAAAAAGGCCCTTTCGTGGATGGCCATCTGCTTAACAAGGTGGAAAAATCCCACGCTGATAGAAGCCGTCAGGTGATCAAGACTTGGTCTCGCCGGTCTACGATTTTACCCGAGATGGTCGGACTTACCTTTGCAGTGCATAATGGAAAGAAATTTATCCCGGTGTTTGTCTCTGAGAATATGGTCGGACACAAACTTGGTGAATTTGCACCCACCAGGACTTATTTTGGCCACGCTGCTGATAAGAAGAAGAAATAG
- the rplB gene encoding 50S ribosomal protein L2: MAIRKLKPTSAGRRSQTVLTFDEITCTTPEKSLTKGLNKKSGRNNNGRVTMRRRGGGNKSLYRLIDFKRNKIDVPAKVATIEYDPNRSARIALLHYADGEKRYIICPLGLNVGDQILAGDKADIKPGNALALARIPLGTLVHNIELYPGRGGQLARSAGAYAQVIAKEDKYALLRLPSGEVRKVLAVNIATVGQVGNIEHENVSIGKAGRNRWLGNRPKVRGVAMNPVDHPLGGGEGRSSGGRHPVTPWGKPTKGYKTRSPKKPSSKLIVKRRGSK, encoded by the coding sequence ATGGCAATTCGAAAGCTTAAACCCACATCTGCCGGACGCAGGTCGCAGACTGTTCTCACGTTTGATGAGATCACTTGCACAACTCCTGAAAAGTCCCTGACCAAGGGTTTGAATAAAAAAAGCGGCCGCAACAATAACGGCCGTGTCACCATGCGCCGCCGTGGCGGTGGAAACAAGTCTTTGTATCGCCTGATTGATTTTAAGCGGAACAAAATTGACGTCCCGGCAAAGGTCGCCACTATTGAGTACGATCCGAACCGAAGTGCGCGTATCGCCTTGCTGCATTATGCAGACGGTGAGAAGCGTTACATTATCTGTCCGCTCGGCCTCAATGTCGGCGATCAGATTCTCGCCGGCGACAAGGCCGACATCAAGCCGGGCAATGCGCTGGCGTTGGCTCGCATTCCCCTTGGAACCCTGGTGCACAACATTGAGCTGTACCCCGGACGCGGAGGCCAGTTGGCCCGCTCTGCTGGTGCTTACGCCCAGGTGATCGCCAAGGAAGACAAGTACGCACTGCTCAGATTGCCTTCGGGCGAAGTTCGCAAGGTTTTGGCCGTGAACATCGCGACCGTCGGTCAGGTCGGCAATATCGAACACGAGAATGTCTCTATCGGTAAAGCCGGACGTAACCGTTGGCTGGGCAATCGTCCTAAGGTTCGTGGCGTAGCGATGAACCCCGTCGATCACCCGTTGGGTGGTGGCGAAGGCAGAAGCTCTGGTGGACGTCATCCCGTTACCCCTTGGGGTAAGCCGACCAAGGGATACAAGACTCGTTCGCCGAAGAAGCCTTCGTCCAAGTTAATCGTAAAACGCCGTGGAAGTAAGTAG
- the rplW gene encoding 50S ribosomal protein L23 yields the protein MESTQVLLRPLISEKSTGLKELGNQVAFFVHSAANKIDVQRAVENVFNVKVTAVNIVNYRPRTRKKFGRVVGKISGYKKAYVSLAAGEKIDFFEGV from the coding sequence ATGGAAAGCACGCAGGTATTACTCAGGCCGTTGATTTCTGAAAAATCTACGGGCCTCAAGGAACTTGGAAATCAAGTTGCTTTTTTTGTTCATTCTGCCGCGAACAAAATCGATGTGCAGCGTGCAGTGGAGAACGTATTTAACGTGAAAGTCACCGCCGTGAACATTGTCAATTATCGTCCGCGTACAAGAAAGAAGTTCGGTCGCGTGGTTGGCAAGATCAGCGGATACAAGAAGGCGTACGTATCTCTTGCCGCCGGCGAAAAGATTGATTTCTTTGAAGGGGTGTAA
- the rplD gene encoding 50S ribosomal protein L4 has product MANAKVYDQNRKEVGEISLADDIFQVEVRPEVLHLAVKSHLAKLRSGTVGVKTRGLVRGGGKKPWRQKGTGRARAGSSRSPLWRSGAVIHGPQARDYSFKINKQIRKLALKMAISSRFTSENMLVVNKLQFDEIKTKNFVACKDTLGLKKALIVVAEKDTNLALSARNVPGILVLDPQSINVYEILKYPQMVLDQGAVLALQERLK; this is encoded by the coding sequence ATGGCAAACGCGAAAGTATACGATCAAAACAGGAAGGAAGTCGGCGAGATTTCCCTGGCCGATGACATCTTCCAGGTCGAAGTTAGACCCGAAGTGCTTCATCTGGCTGTTAAGTCTCACTTGGCGAAGCTTCGCTCCGGAACCGTCGGTGTCAAGACCCGCGGTCTCGTACGGGGCGGTGGCAAAAAGCCATGGCGTCAGAAGGGCACTGGACGCGCCCGTGCAGGATCCAGCCGGTCTCCTCTTTGGAGAAGTGGCGCGGTGATTCACGGTCCTCAGGCCCGTGACTACAGTTTTAAGATTAACAAGCAGATCCGCAAGCTTGCTCTGAAGATGGCCATCTCCTCGCGGTTTACCTCTGAGAATATGCTTGTTGTCAACAAGCTGCAGTTCGACGAGATCAAAACCAAGAACTTTGTGGCCTGCAAGGATACCCTCGGGTTGAAAAAAGCCTTGATTGTTGTTGCTGAAAAAGATACCAACCTTGCTCTTTCGGCCAGGAATGTTCCTGGTATTCTTGTGTTGGATCCGCAGTCGATCAATGTTTATGAAATCCTCAAGTATCCCCAGATGGTCCTGGACCAGGGTGCTGTTTTGGCCCTGCAGGAGAGGTTGAAATAA
- the rplC gene encoding 50S ribosomal protein L3, which yields MKKTLGIVGRKIGMTRIYGADGNVIPVTVIQAGPCPVIEKKVSEKDGYTALQVGFEEVAAHRLTKPEQGHQQKANCGFYKMLKEIRLGSVDEYEIGQKLTVEMFTPGEKIRVTGTSKGRGFAGVMRRWNFSGAPASHGHEKVHRKPGSIGQCAWPSKVFKGKKMPGQLGNKTATMLNLEIVDVRPEDNVVLVRGQVPGPKQGIVVLSKMK from the coding sequence ATGAAAAAGACTTTGGGAATCGTTGGGCGCAAGATCGGCATGACCAGAATTTACGGAGCTGACGGAAACGTCATCCCCGTAACGGTTATTCAGGCCGGTCCCTGCCCAGTTATTGAAAAAAAGGTCAGCGAAAAAGACGGGTACACTGCGTTACAGGTTGGTTTTGAAGAAGTGGCTGCACATCGACTGACCAAACCCGAGCAGGGCCATCAGCAAAAGGCAAATTGTGGCTTTTACAAAATGCTGAAGGAAATCCGTCTTGGAAGCGTTGATGAATATGAAATCGGTCAGAAGCTGACCGTCGAAATGTTCACTCCCGGCGAAAAGATTCGCGTTACCGGCACATCCAAGGGTCGCGGGTTCGCAGGCGTTATGCGCCGCTGGAATTTCAGCGGAGCTCCTGCTTCACACGGACACGAAAAGGTCCACAGAAAGCCCGGCTCGATCGGTCAGTGCGCATGGCCAAGCAAGGTTTTCAAGGGAAAGAAAATGCCGGGTCAGCTTGGAAACAAGACCGCCACAATGCTCAATCTTGAGATTGTCGACGTCCGCCCGGAAGATAATGTCGTGCTTGTACGCGGCCAAGTTCCAGGACCCAAGCAGGGGATCGTCGTCCTCAGCAAGATGAAGTAA
- the rpsJ gene encoding 30S ribosomal protein S10 — MNSDKIRIKLRAYDYRILDKAVAEIVDSARNTGASIAGPIPLPTRIHKQTVQKSVHVDKKSREQFEMRVHKRLLDILEPTQQTVDALGKLNLPAGVDVEIKL, encoded by the coding sequence ATGAACAGTGACAAAATTCGCATAAAATTGAGAGCGTACGACTACCGCATTTTGGATAAGGCTGTAGCCGAGATTGTCGATTCAGCACGTAATACCGGTGCTTCCATTGCCGGCCCTATTCCGTTGCCGACCCGTATCCACAAGCAGACTGTTCAGAAGTCTGTGCATGTGGACAAGAAATCTCGGGAACAGTTTGAAATGCGTGTACATAAACGCCTTTTGGACATTCTTGAACCCACCCAACAGACGGTTGATGCACTGGGTAAGCTGAATCTTCCCGCTGGCGTTGATGTAGAAATCAAGCTGTAG
- the tuf gene encoding elongation factor Tu yields the protein MAKQKFERKKPHVNIGTIGHIDHGKTTLTAAITKIASLKGGGSFVAFDEIDKAPEEKERGITIATAHVEYETANRHYAHVDCPGHADYIKNMITGAAQMDGAIIVVAATDGPMPQTREHILLARQVGVPYVVVFLNKVDLVDDEELIELVDMEVRELLSKYEFPGDEVPVIRGSALKALESDSADSEDAKCILELLDACDSYIPAPVRETDKPFLMPIEDVFSISGRGTVVTGRVERGIVRVGEEVEIVGITDTRKTTCTGVEMFRKLLDEGQAGDNIGALLRGVKRDDVERGQVLAKPGSITPHTKFSAEVYVLSKEEGGRHTPFFSGYRPQFYFRTTDITGVVTLDEGIEMIMPGDNTTFHVHLINPIAMEKGLRFAIREGGRTVGAGVVSEIVE from the coding sequence ATGGCCAAGCAAAAATTTGAAAGAAAAAAGCCGCACGTCAATATCGGTACGATTGGTCATATCGACCACGGCAAGACGACGTTGACCGCTGCAATCACGAAGATTGCGAGCCTCAAGGGCGGTGGATCCTTTGTTGCGTTCGATGAGATCGACAAGGCTCCTGAAGAGAAAGAACGCGGTATCACCATTGCAACCGCGCACGTCGAGTACGAGACCGCCAATCGTCACTATGCTCACGTGGATTGCCCCGGTCACGCCGACTACATCAAGAACATGATCACCGGCGCGGCCCAGATGGACGGCGCGATCATCGTTGTTGCGGCCACTGACGGTCCCATGCCCCAGACTCGTGAGCACATCCTGCTCGCCCGTCAGGTCGGCGTTCCTTATGTTGTTGTGTTTCTGAACAAGGTCGACCTTGTTGACGATGAAGAGCTGATCGAACTGGTAGACATGGAAGTGCGCGAGCTCTTGTCCAAGTACGAGTTCCCCGGCGACGAGGTCCCGGTAATCCGTGGTTCCGCGCTGAAGGCTCTAGAAAGCGACAGTGCCGACAGCGAAGACGCCAAGTGCATTCTTGAGCTGCTGGACGCCTGCGATTCATACATTCCCGCTCCGGTTCGCGAGACCGACAAGCCCTTCCTGATGCCTATCGAAGACGTGTTCTCCATTTCCGGTCGCGGCACAGTCGTCACCGGTCGTGTAGAGCGCGGCATCGTGCGCGTTGGTGAGGAAGTCGAGATCGTCGGTATCACCGATACCCGCAAGACGACCTGTACCGGCGTTGAAATGTTCCGCAAGCTTCTTGACGAAGGTCAGGCCGGCGACAACATCGGCGCCCTGCTTCGCGGCGTGAAGCGTGACGATGTTGAGCGCGGTCAGGTATTGGCCAAGCCGGGCAGCATCACCCCGCACACGAAGTTCTCTGCGGAAGTGTACGTCCTGAGCAAGGAAGAAGGCGGTCGTCATACACCTTTCTTCTCCGGCTATCGTCCTCAGTTCTATTTCCGTACGACAGACATCACCGGTGTGGTGACTCTGGATGAAGGCATAGAAATGATCATGCCTGGTGACAACACGACTTTCCATGTGCATCTGATCAATCCGATCGCCATGGAAAAGGGTCTTCGCTTCGCAATTCGCGAAGGTGGACGTACCGTTGGCGCTGGTGTTGTTTCCGAAATCGTGGAGTAA